The stretch of DNA caatcccgacTTCTTCCttgagagtgacgatgaagacattttgtaaataaattgtgtaGTGTTAGAGGTTTTATGTGTTTatctaaaacatttattaaaacacaatgattacaACAATATgtttcctcattcaaactgattccaatatattttcctttctgttcatatcaatataaaatcgtgttacatttgattgatattaacaCGGTAAATAATAAACTTGCCcccaaaatcttgactcctaccattaccttttatttgcagcgagtaggcTATATGAGAGCTGTTTAGGGTGccgtatgatataaataaaaaaacaaagaaaaataacaacgggttacattaactaaaataaaacaatggcgttgatctgtacacctctaacaattgagggaaatgaggtatcattgcttttcatttgaattctacttctagtgaccgccctgacttgctgcaaacagaaggctatagtgtcaaacctgaggtaaaacaaaactgaTGGTCTTTTGTatttcccgccctgaatagatgtagatctaacaaatgaactatagactggttcattatgtggatgaattacatacgttgaattatttgtaaagtagaaacactacgaatatcaagaaaatggaagaattccaagctaacaacttagtctcaacaactgctgtggaagttgcaatgaaatcctcacaaaataatattaataataataataataataataataataataataataaaattgagaatgctcgccatcattgGTATTGCTGAAATCTAGGAGGgtactaataataattagtgaCTGTCATCAGCAAATGGGCAGAGCGACAGTGAAGTGACGTTTTCcccatatagtgcagcagattgctgtaaaaatcgttcagatagtgaaacaagcatgaaatttggcacaaacactcctaagactacgctctcttagaaaagggcgctgtacctgaaaatccaagatggcggctatttttcaaaatggccgccatctatgttgagattcactggtttgggagcatctattggatggaatatgccagtttttttttaaacctcgacttttaggttataaaaatgttccataccacacattttattgaaaacccttactaaatgaattgtaaccaagatggcgtacaaaatggttgccataaagtttttttctatcacagCGCTAGACTacaacatagagaccaactgtttttatttaatggtatattcatgtgatcagacagtttaactaatatgctattttcaactgaaatagtaatggtatggtcacatacaacattgtgtctaagactgtaaccataaaaagaaaagaagaaaatacggaCTAAAGCACTTAGCAATCTATGTATgagtctctcaacctacacctttgaaaaattcgaggataagaaggtaggcatagcatgacacgttggatgctcaagctagattatctactgaagaggggcaatatttatctagacttcacatttgcaagtgcacagagctgtgcagggaagacccagcttgtagcacttgcacctttcccgacagcctgctttgcatccacatttggtaagctgttggcaactcttggctaagggcgagttggttgtcagaggacttgccatgcttcaccagacttttgccatccccactcagcagggttctctggctgtggctgacactgggtggcctgcccccacacacaaccagcctggtgcgCAGCatgcttggtgtgttggaggagagctccctggttggtggaatggcctcatatgccctttgttttctggcaaacatatcaagtctagcctcatccacagtgccagcagtgctggatctttcatacataagtatgacaaacctctccaggaccttcaggtcactctcttccactctgagagggtagtgactcagtttggagaacacagtggaggcctctggaaagatgttccatgtctgccaggcggtcttcttgcccttgctccggaaggctgacactgtatcacagcctgtgaacgcatggaagaagagcatgccattcaccttctcctggcccagagagttgcacaggtcatgcacagcaatccagcgcaggctctggccttggccaaatgccacccatagcttctctagccctagattgtggagagtggagaaagcactgactgcaacgacaagaacatctgtgtcatttgctttaaccgtgatggtcttggctccatgttctgtggcatatttggcatggagaaagatgcgggtgtcagcttcctcatgagagcacttttcagtccctgaagactagcctcatgagtgctgaggacagcagaccctttcgtggcaatgacaacatttgtggcagacatctgggcaactttgtctgccaggaactggaacaactctgtcttgttggcatcgtgtcttggaaattgcgccagttggatggaattgtgttcttgtctgtcaccttgcgccttcctccttgaccacgttggagcctggtctcagctttgaggctggatgtattgtatacatcaaatacaagatgtgatgatgtgtacttgctgctataggattgtatcacaggtaagaagtcgcaaagtgcatagccctcaaaggtctttcctttctttggtggcaaggcatggaccaaagctgatccatctacaatgaggacatcagtctttggttctttgtcttctagtgtaacatgactctccaggaccgaggtcagctgagacttctgacatgtgtacagcctaccaccctcactaaggaagctgggaatgtttgattctcgtgctggaagaattcctgcagatcacattcacggctctgacaggatataaatagctttgagaaaagctggcaatcctccttcagaagtttctgctttgactgttctacaggagcagcttcttgcctgaagaagtcagttctgttcttctttatcggctcatagaaggagactgcattgtttgccaaagagtctgaaaacttctgaaatttagtgcggcctctgtcaaggtgtgtctgtagaagttctgctgagctggggtgggcaatgtctttgttgtcaatggaatacagatcctggctctcttcctgaaaaggacttcccaagtgttgcaaagccaatgacagcttgctgactctctcaagaatgtcttctgcgcatgaggtgttttgttcatggtgtgttgtctgctcattagactccttactttgaacctctgtttttcgtatgcagacaccaagcggatgatctctgggccagccaccatccatcttctgagtgctgacggatcttcagtcagcccaatggggtccgccatcagccttttataaaggcattggtctgctcatgagcaaggagcttgccatcactaagtatctctgcacattcacgcaatttcaagtcaaggcccttagtactagcctgtctgagatcagatgcaggtgccactttctcacagaaaatgcaaacttcattgtcatgactggttggcgcagttttgcacgactagtctcagtgttgctggtctggtcattggattgtcgctttcttgcacggtccagtttagtgttgttaaacaacaagcgacagttcacatggtattttgctgcatttttcctgagagtggcctctatgccatcaccttcatccagccttgctggatccattatcagtggcatttcattaatttcactgaacatgggaatgttccttgccagcattgtgtacccatcatggtctaggacatgatgacttggaggtgatgtcaagtgctcacctcttttgtccttctgacaaagacaacacaaactccagtttgttttctactgctcaatattggattggcatcacattctgccatgatttcacttttgattaaggccgagggttatccttttaccaccttaaacaaagcacacattcctgtatgggattcaactaggttcggtctccctacacctggcccgatcattcatcagtgccatttaagtcccgtgtgatctgtacaccatccgggcaagtacatgaaccatcatgtacagccccccatacccttggctcggctctcccgcgctggcacatcctgtctattcaggtgcggctatctaactatagctggtctggggctgttagaaagcatttgggacactaaactaaactatactacaactactagtctaagactacaggattagtaaagctggattagctggcactgaaccccatgctgagttacacagcagtgatgtcaccagtgtgccctggttgtgtgcagacatacactcttttacatttattaattttccttcaaaattgatgagttattcgaaagagatggcctcattaggatctaaaaccacagaaaccaagatccatgcttaaaacgataattgttgaacgggcattatttctcattataattattgtttctaccttttcttggcagccatatagccccatatttaaaggtaaactgtactggaagctacagaaacataatattcacaagaaatagtatggaagagcttttaccatattgctaaaagcaaatacatgccattctagtgaaaaattagccaaaatctgtcgatactggcctgccatcttggaatttggccgccatattaaatttttgcgtggccagcgcccttttctgatagagggaactttaaagagcacttgtgcaaaatttcatgcttgtttcactatctgaacgattcttatgaaatatgcaattatctgctgcactaatatgtAAACTtgtcttcactgtgggtggagcctgatgacgtcataggttgtcattattgtgttcaaaacccttaccagcGGTTTTGGTGGCTCTGACATAGGAAAtgcacttttactctgataagtaccagaactattgaacttaggtactaaataatacttgcaaaaattaggtagggttataaaatatacacttgccaactttcacctttatccgatgctttgataaaaagatattgccgaaaaaccgtgtttcatcggctctggaTCCCTTAGCAGATTGACTTATGAATGAGGAATTTGCTAGTCCTATACCTAAATCGAGccataattttacatttgtagGGCCTAGATCATTCACCATGCCAGAAACAATATACCCTGCTGCTTCAACCCTCCCTatgatatgaaacaaaatatctttagtaATATCCAGTTAAAATCATAGTATAGTAATTGCTTCCATGGCTTAATTAACTCCCGAATCTTGACACACAGGACGCATTGGGTATTTGGGGAACGTGGGCACTCatgttgagctctctctctctctctctctctgatattggaCGCTGCTTTCAACTGCTTCCTCCGAGGCATGATGCAAAACCTCCCTGACATTATTTGTTGGTGTCGTCATCCTCCAGACAACGTTTTAAGCTTCTGTTACTTGAAGGTGAATGACTGGTGGCTGTTTTGTTGCCATGCCTGGACAATGAAGCTCCTGCGTTAATCTGATCTTGTAAGTGTCCAGAattggggaacttattaaggcaATCAAGAACACGAGATGGATCACAGTTTTTGGTGGACTTACTAGGCGTACAAGGCAAATTTTATCTCTATAGGAAACACTCAGTGTGATACATTCGACTGGTTCCGATGGAGGATGGATGGATTTAGATTTatccagccttgtgctggcatggACTCTTGCTTTCCAACGGCCCTTAACTGATGATTGAGATTCTGCTGAAAAAGGgattgtaaggactggggtatgagcgatatactggctgggtgttaactggtttattggttgttccttactgagataaatgtacagaatcttcgaagatgttattgacgcgtgcaagcggtaatgtagcgtctacacacagacaggtaaaacagagataaaaggttcagacatttgtgtttgtcggtagacaaacagatggcgatatcaagagacatgattaacatatggtgatgaaacatacatcagtggaaaggccaggaaattctacatatggccaattgcatgagattcaagacagattaatggatacaatgcaatagcataataaatgtgaaatggagagacctttggcgtcttcacaaacagaaacatacacacagtttgatacagaagattcgttggaacattatgagtacatgattagaatgcttgcatggcagtgcaagtagtggtgattgtaaatacattaagacaacaatgcttagggagaacagacagaaatattgtatggttgaaatagcgttcctgtagagaaagcggcgtcggggcgacgggctcttacaatgttcctcccacaagcgaggcatcgatgcggaaattgtcttggcgacaattgtagttggctcgaagggcatgggctaggggcgggtaggaggctgaagggcggcaccggccagcaggagctcgaggaggacgggagctggttgaagggtgacgtcggatgatccttcggtggccggctcgagggccgaaggatgacggcggctgatccttggtagccagctcgagaggggcggcagcaggctgaaggatgacgtgtctggtccttcgttggtcagcttgtccagtacgagtgcgggggcggcttcaggtttcctggaggaggcatccagggctccggtggtggagtgggtcatctcggagggtcggactaatactgagaactcaggaacggcgggaaacagcgaggcggcgaagggtctatcggcgcgtgggtcgtcatcttgggtcggccgggtccttagggtcaccagtgtaaggactggggaatgagcgacatactggctgggtgttaactggttgttccttactgagataaatgtacagaatcttcgaagatgttattgacgcgtgcgagcggtaatgtagcgtctatacacagacaggtaaaacagagataaaaggttcagacatctgtgtttgtcggtctgtagacaaacagatggcgatatcaagagacatgattaacatacggtgatgaaacatacatcagtggaaaggccaggaaattctacatatggccaattgcatgagattcaagacagattaatggatacaatgcaatagcataataaatgtgaaatggagagacctttggcgtcttcacaaacagaaacatacacacagtttgatacagaagattcgttggaacattatgagtacatgattagaatgcttgcatggcaatgcaagtagtggtgattgtaaatacattaagacaacaatgcttagggagaacagacagaaatattgtatggttgaaatagcgttcctgtagagaaagaaaacgagacgctcctgttttgtcctgtcgactccgatgatgacgatcgacgaacacacgaacacgtgtttggaagagacactCACTCAGGTAGGGCTGGGCAAGAATCGCTAATTTTGGACTCGACAAAATCGACTCTTGGAGAGGGTGGACTCACAAGAATCGATTCTGGAGTCGACTCCCGAGTCCCTTCCCACCGTAGTGGTGAGAGACTCGATGCTGTCAATGAAATTGACTCCCTGGGTGCAGCTGTACCTGAGACAAACAGGTCTTGGAGGAAATGCTCTCCGGGTGATGACAATAAAGCACTCACTTGCCCTCGGGCGTTTCCTAAGCTGCTTAGGAGAGACATGGGCCTTCATTCCAAGATAATTACATACAGATGTTCTCTGTCCAACCAACAAGACAAAGTCAATTCAAAATcgagtggtagtagtagtagggacTAAAGTAGTACCAATCTAAGGTGAGGGTTTAGGCGTGTCTAAAACCGAAAACACACGTTGCCATATCTTTAAGTTCTTTGTAGAGGTGGCCAAAGTCAAAGCTCTGTATTCCTTACTAATCCCCCAAGGAAACATTACCCTAAGGTCAAAACCTATGTCCAGTACAGATTATCCTCCTTTCAGACTCAGGTGAGGGGAATGCCCACTCCAATTGTCTTAGAAGGGTTCGCTGGtataagtttattttcctttattcagataaatatttatcatatggtgtgtattggtattaaaaattcagagttatgaaacagttctttttattcttaacttatttatcaacaatctacaaaagagacaaaactaaagggaaatcacggatatggtaaatttcatacattaaacatttctttattttcagaagcattcaagtaataaatacagtatatctaataaataagaatgataatgattcactttatttcagtttgtgatcatatacatgtacaatgGTTTACAatgagaacaatacagaacagcgtataaagacgagagagattttaagaggaCTCCTCATCGGAAGACTCCTCATCTGAAGAGTCAAGACTTATAATAAATGAGTCAATATATTtgtctatcaaaatatcttttgctgcatCTTCCACTTGCAATTGCTCGGCGTGTCTTACGGCCTTCTCCCAATTTTCAGGTGTCACAGTATCCAGAGCTTCTTTAGTAAGTTCCGATAGATTTGTCATCTTAAAATTGTTTCGTTTTCGCTATGAAACTTTTCACTTGGCCCCAAATTAGTTCTATCAGGTTGTATTGGCAATGGTAGGGAGGAAGCCGAATAATTTCATGCCCATTTTCTGCTGCAATTTTATCTACGACAtacgtggtttttattttaacagagtactcctttaccatctctaaaagttgacttttcaacattttctctgttgGTTTCGCACCTTTAGAGATGAGCCACTCTGTAATGACTGCCTTTTTGCTTGACATCGTTGGTACTTTTTCTACTTTCCTTGAATGATATGGAGCATTATCCATCACAATAACTGAAGCTGGAGGTATGTTCAGGAGCAACTGGCAACGAAACCATTCTTCAAATACTTCGTGGTTCATTTGACGGtgataatcaccatcatttttgCAGTGAATGTAAGCTCAGCGTTTGGAATGAAACCACATGCAGAGCCTGCATGTAGAATTATAAGTCGGCCACCTTTTCCTGACGGCACTTTAATTCCAGAAGCATTCTctgatttattatctttccagCATTTCCCCACAGTATAATTCTGGTTAACCCAAGTCTCATCtagataaattacatttcttcgGTTCTCTTTgacgttttgcattttttctaggaATCTTGTTCGCAAGCACTGCACGTCATATCGTTCCATCAAAAATTTTCTACCATCGAGTTTTGCGTACTggaaaccaatttctttcactatttttcttaaagattctcTACCACCTTTGAATCCTGTTCTTTCCCTCATTTCAGACAACACTTTGTTAATggttggaatttctttcctctcgtAAAATTGGAGAATTATCCGACGAAGCAAACATTTGTCGAAGTCATCCAAACCAGTCACAGTTttgatcttttcctcttctttatctcgTAAACTGGGTTGCAAATAATTCTTGCGACTCTCGTGCTTCTTTACATATTCGTTCAACAGTAGCTTTACTGACGTTTGTTGCCTCAGCTGTACGAAGAGTTGCATTCGCAACATTAGTAATGGGTCCtctgttttgtttctccattgtgaaGTACCTTgacacattatgaataattttccttgcttGTCCTTGAATGACTCCCAGTGAGAAACTCTGACCATCCATGACGACTGCAAAAGGCTGTATTGTCCTATAATGACAACTGTAGCTCATTATATACCCGTGCGCCTGGCCCGAGACACGAGGTCAGAGAAGTGCATACGAAAAAGCCACATTTCTTCACTTTATAAGGTTAATGTTAATGACTGGTTTAACACAATTGTCATCATCCTCTGTGTACAAAAGTCACGATTCAATCATTCTTGGagcaaatttattactttcagttactaaactactccctttacctcattaaaaatgttaatagatTGATGTTTGGCAATGCCAGATCGATGTTTGGCAATGCCAGATCAGTTTCAATCCTAACCAcggtatttgatttatttttcatcttatccccgaatatttttctccatattcagttgactgttgtcttggaacaatatacacaagaaaaaaaataacgtcaaagatggaaaaaacattttcatactaaaatttctctatttacagaaaagttcagtcaacaaacatcttttaaccatttaatcacatacacacatacacacacacacacacacacacacacacacacacgtgtttgaccTTCAACTATGTTTGCATCCGCTAATTCTCACCTTCACCATAAAGGACCCAGCTTATAAGATTTGACCATTCTTAAGAGATTAACGAAGGGTTATTGTTTCTTAACTGACAGATACAGATGTCAATACTTGACCTGAGAATCGAGATTGTAGATGTGGCAACATGTATGCCACGTTTCgtaaatatgatattgaaaaactgtttaaaatattgatcaataacaacttcatacataaaaatcatgtttagtaaatatttcagagtaattccactcagttttgttatataacaacgacctatattccatgaaatttttcttagaaTGGAAGTTTGGCAACGCACGTAAATGTCTCTCGTCCCCACAAAACCCTCACCTTAGATTGGTACTACTAGTAGTACCAATCTATGGTGAGGGTTTAGGCGTGTCTA from Macrobrachium rosenbergii isolate ZJJX-2024 chromosome 51, ASM4041242v1, whole genome shotgun sequence encodes:
- the LOC136833061 gene encoding uncharacterized protein, translating into MNHEVFEEWFRCQLLLNIPPASVIVMDNAPYHSRKVEKVPTMSSKKAVITEWLISKGAKPTEKMLKSQLLEMVKEYSVKIKTTKSTKNCDPSRVLDCLNKFPNSGHLQDQINAGASLSRHGNKTATSHSPSSNRSLKRCLEDDDTNK